From Paenibacillus graminis, a single genomic window includes:
- a CDS encoding bifunctional 3-deoxy-7-phosphoheptulonate synthase/chorismate mutase, with protein sequence MSNVELEGLRARLDEINGQLLELISERAQVVQEIGAVKEKQGVPKFDPEREKQMLEKLVASNKGPFTSGTIRTLFKQIFSASLDLQSTDHKKSLLVARKNHAEDTVIVLPGGVTVGGLSSLMVAGPCSVESELQTRTVAAALQKAGVKVMRGGAFKPRTSPYDFQGLGMDGLRILREAATEYGLLTISEIVDPRHIEEALDYVDVIQVGARNMHNFELLKAVGEVNKPVLLKRGLSATLDEFVHAAEYIMSRGNMEIMLIERGIRTYEKSTRNTLDISAVPILKQECHLPVLVDVTHSTGRKDILIPCAKAALAAGADGIMVEVHPDPATALSDAAQQLNIDEFNTFFNEVKASGLYR encoded by the coding sequence ATGAGCAACGTGGAATTGGAAGGGCTGAGAGCCCGCCTGGATGAAATCAATGGACAACTGCTGGAGCTAATCTCCGAGCGGGCCCAGGTCGTGCAGGAAATTGGAGCTGTAAAAGAAAAGCAGGGTGTGCCGAAGTTCGATCCCGAACGGGAAAAACAGATGCTGGAGAAGCTGGTGGCAAGCAACAAGGGGCCTTTCACAAGCGGGACGATCCGCACCCTCTTCAAGCAGATTTTCTCCGCATCGCTTGATCTGCAAAGTACGGATCATAAGAAGTCCCTGCTGGTGGCCCGGAAGAACCACGCGGAAGATACAGTGATCGTTCTGCCTGGGGGTGTAACCGTTGGCGGATTATCTTCGCTGATGGTTGCCGGACCCTGCTCGGTAGAGAGTGAATTACAGACCCGTACCGTTGCCGCAGCGTTGCAGAAGGCCGGAGTGAAGGTTATGCGCGGAGGAGCCTTCAAACCCCGTACCTCCCCTTATGATTTTCAGGGACTGGGAATGGACGGCCTGAGAATTCTGCGGGAAGCAGCCACAGAGTACGGCCTTCTGACCATTAGTGAAATTGTCGACCCCCGGCATATTGAAGAGGCGCTTGATTATGTGGACGTGATTCAGGTTGGCGCGCGGAATATGCATAACTTCGAACTGCTCAAGGCCGTGGGAGAAGTGAACAAACCGGTGCTGCTGAAGCGGGGATTGTCCGCTACGCTGGATGAGTTCGTTCATGCGGCGGAATATATTATGTCCCGGGGCAATATGGAGATTATGCTGATTGAACGCGGCATCCGCACCTATGAGAAATCGACCCGCAATACACTTGATATTTCAGCTGTGCCGATTCTCAAGCAGGAGTGCCATCTGCCCGTGCTGGTAGATGTGACCCACTCTACCGGCCGCAAGGACATTCTGATTCCTTGCGCCAAGGCTGCGCTCGCTGCTGGCGCCGACGGCATTATGGTGGAAGTGCATCCCGATCCGGCTACGGCGTTGTCCGATGCCGCGCAGCAGCTGAATATTGATGAGTTCAACACCTTCTTCAATGAAGTAAAGGCTTCGGGACTGTACCGCTAA
- a CDS encoding PAS domain-containing hybrid sensor histidine kinase/response regulator, translated as MLRQQAQGYSHFEHVCKTGVVGVAFLSVNGQWTSVNPAVTSLLGFTEEQLLSQHLKELVCEDSLESYTAMVRALDAGETPFIEGAIHLSSASGTHVPIQLHMTLVSDPSTGEKLYYLIHTAELAAEEPADEPFSPADKLYRQIVANISDVVYYATSDNICRYCSPSVSEVLGYDSEQLVGRDIRGLIHPDDLAALHFPEAQDFQRVQIRVLHTDGRYLWIEFTLRLIEEGTQYSVLAVGRDITERKIVEQKLQESVERYTSLKKYNHDAIISLDLEGRIINGNEKACQLTGYSIPELAGMNVGRIIGAEHLGEVITYSKEGSPAEVNIDHIWHREGYSVEVLTTIAPIIINKETVGFYIIAKDITDQKKLLIAKEAAEKTNRAKSEFLAMMSHEIRTPMNGVIGMTDLLLEMSEPGSLQREYLDIIRQSGDTLLAIINDVLDFSKIEAGKTILHEEPFMLMPCVDSVLELLQHKADKKGLKIEVSIGPDVPEQLIGDGERLKQILLNLVGNAVKFTYTGGIKVTLRVLARAEGRVTLEFTVADTGIGIPESSRGRLFEPFYQLDHFMHRRHEGTGLGLAITKQLVEMMGGSIALDTTVETGASFVFTVKLREQSGSLPDAASGNEGDEAPAGERSLRILVAEDNEINQIVLRKILEKRGYAVDVAGDGLQVMEMARDRSYDLIFMDVQMPRMNGLEATQAIKETLPPDKQPVIIAVTANALKGDRELCLAAGMDEYISKPLRSEAITNIVGKFF; from the coding sequence ATGTTAAGACAGCAAGCACAAGGATATTCCCACTTTGAGCATGTATGTAAGACTGGAGTGGTTGGAGTAGCGTTCCTTTCCGTTAACGGGCAATGGACCAGCGTGAATCCGGCTGTAACTTCGCTGCTTGGATTTACGGAGGAACAGCTCCTGTCGCAACATCTCAAAGAGCTTGTATGCGAGGATTCATTGGAATCATATACAGCGATGGTGCGGGCTCTGGATGCTGGAGAAACTCCTTTTATTGAGGGTGCAATCCATTTGTCCTCCGCCTCCGGAACGCATGTGCCGATACAGCTACATATGACGCTTGTCAGCGATCCTTCGACCGGAGAGAAGCTGTATTATTTAATCCATACCGCAGAGCTTGCTGCTGAAGAACCGGCGGATGAGCCGTTTTCGCCTGCGGACAAGCTGTACCGGCAGATTGTGGCCAACATCTCGGATGTGGTCTATTATGCGACTTCAGACAACATCTGCAGATACTGCTCGCCTTCGGTAAGCGAGGTGCTGGGCTATGATTCAGAGCAGTTGGTGGGCCGGGATATTCGCGGGCTGATTCATCCCGATGATTTAGCGGCGCTCCATTTCCCCGAAGCTCAAGACTTTCAGAGAGTCCAGATACGGGTTCTGCATACCGACGGCCGTTATCTGTGGATTGAATTCACGCTTCGGCTGATTGAAGAAGGCACACAGTACAGTGTGCTCGCCGTAGGCCGTGATATTACAGAACGCAAGATTGTGGAACAGAAGCTGCAGGAGTCTGTAGAACGGTATACTTCCTTGAAGAAGTATAATCATGACGCGATCATTTCCCTTGATCTCGAGGGGAGGATCATTAACGGGAATGAGAAGGCCTGCCAGCTTACAGGCTACAGCATACCGGAGCTGGCCGGAATGAATGTGGGCCGGATTATCGGGGCAGAGCACCTTGGGGAAGTAATCACCTATTCCAAAGAAGGCAGCCCTGCAGAAGTGAATATCGACCATATTTGGCACCGGGAAGGGTACTCTGTTGAGGTGCTGACGACGATTGCACCGATCATCATCAATAAAGAGACGGTGGGATTCTATATCATCGCTAAGGATATTACCGACCAGAAGAAGCTGCTGATTGCCAAAGAGGCTGCGGAAAAAACCAACCGGGCCAAAAGCGAATTTCTGGCGATGATGAGCCATGAGATCCGCACGCCCATGAATGGCGTGATCGGAATGACCGACCTGCTGCTGGAAATGAGTGAGCCGGGTTCACTGCAGAGAGAGTATCTGGATATCATTCGTCAAAGCGGGGATACCCTGCTTGCGATCATCAACGATGTGCTGGACTTTTCCAAAATTGAGGCCGGAAAAACAATTCTTCATGAAGAGCCGTTTATGCTTATGCCCTGTGTGGATTCGGTGCTTGAGCTGCTGCAGCACAAAGCTGATAAAAAGGGGTTGAAGATTGAGGTCAGCATCGGTCCGGATGTGCCGGAGCAGCTGATCGGCGATGGTGAAAGACTGAAGCAGATTCTGCTCAATTTGGTGGGAAATGCCGTGAAGTTCACCTACACTGGCGGGATCAAGGTGACGTTGCGGGTACTGGCAAGAGCTGAGGGAAGGGTAACGCTTGAATTCACCGTGGCGGATACAGGGATCGGCATTCCTGAGAGCTCCCGCGGCCGGTTGTTTGAGCCCTTCTACCAGTTGGATCATTTCATGCACCGGCGGCATGAAGGGACGGGGCTGGGACTGGCGATCACCAAGCAGCTTGTGGAGATGATGGGGGGTTCAATCGCACTGGATACTACGGTAGAAACAGGGGCATCTTTTGTGTTCACAGTGAAGCTCCGGGAGCAAAGCGGCAGCTTACCGGATGCCGCAAGCGGCAATGAGGGGGACGAAGCACCGGCTGGCGAACGGTCCTTGCGGATTCTGGTCGCGGAGGATAATGAAATTAATCAGATTGTGCTGCGTAAAATTTTGGAGAAACGCGGCTATGCCGTCGATGTTGCGGGTGACGGGCTGCAGGTGATGGAGATGGCCCGCGACCGGAGCTATGACCTTATTTTTATGGATGTGCAGATGCCGCGCATGAATGGTCTGGAAGCTACGCAGGCGATCAAAGAAACGCTGCCGCCGGACAAGCAGCCGGTCATTATTGCCGTTACGGCAAATGCGCTCAAAGGTGACCGTGAACTGTGCCTGGCCGCCGGTATGGATGAGTATATCAGTAAGCCGCTTAGAAGCGAAGCGATTACAAATATCGTCGGCAAATTTTTCTGA
- a CDS encoding response regulator: protein MIEYKQTVLYVEDNQLNMALMHHIFKKNLPSVRLLKAETAALGLQIARQKLPDLIILDIGLPDLNGYEAMDELKNDESTRPIPVLAISAFAQRSDIERAQKSGFSGYITKPFQVKTLTEAVEKLLAGIA, encoded by the coding sequence GTGATAGAATACAAGCAGACAGTGCTATACGTGGAAGATAATCAACTCAACATGGCTTTGATGCATCATATCTTCAAAAAAAACCTGCCTTCTGTACGATTGCTGAAAGCAGAGACGGCAGCGCTTGGTCTGCAGATCGCCCGGCAGAAGCTGCCGGATCTGATTATTCTGGATATTGGTCTGCCCGACCTGAATGGATATGAAGCTATGGACGAGCTCAAGAATGACGAATCAACCCGTCCGATACCCGTGCTGGCGATCAGCGCCTTTGCCCAACGCTCGGACATCGAACGGGCCCAAAAATCAGGTTTTTCCGGATATATTACCAAACCCTTTCAGGTGAAGACCCTGACAGAGGCTGTGGAGAAGCTTTTAGCCGGAATTGCGTGA
- a CDS encoding Na-translocating system protein MpsC family protein, with the protein MSTTELTSQLSSYAGRLLRERFGKGPESIHASIGKQCIALHIRNFIGPVERFLLNKEEEQAFRYTRELLMKSLLPELSAYLKDTMAIEVGELFYDWGIHNASGIIVALIKNDDVAIDDYAGRDEVHAQINEVSRKVQKEPVHTDSWWLGPRTLIIKREGILIPLEKELIGLGYENTLKTTKRKMEKRYLEDTTTIAPMLGKELADIYVDWDFDKDTSVIAYTFL; encoded by the coding sequence ATGAGCACTACGGAACTTACTAGCCAACTATCCAGTTATGCAGGAAGACTGCTTCGGGAGCGATTCGGGAAGGGACCCGAGTCTATACATGCTTCCATCGGGAAGCAATGCATAGCACTGCATATACGAAATTTTATCGGCCCTGTAGAGCGGTTTTTGCTTAACAAGGAAGAGGAACAGGCTTTTCGGTATACACGGGAGCTATTGATGAAATCGCTGCTTCCCGAGCTTTCAGCTTACCTGAAGGACACGATGGCTATTGAGGTCGGCGAGCTTTTTTATGATTGGGGGATACATAACGCTTCAGGAATAATCGTTGCGCTTATCAAGAATGATGATGTAGCTATTGACGATTATGCCGGGCGGGATGAGGTTCATGCCCAAATTAACGAAGTAAGCAGAAAGGTGCAGAAGGAGCCGGTGCATACCGATTCCTGGTGGTTGGGCCCCCGCACCCTGATTATTAAACGTGAAGGCATTCTGATTCCTCTAGAGAAGGAATTGATCGGCCTCGGTTATGAGAACACGCTCAAAACAACCAAACGCAAGATGGAAAAACGATACTTGGAGGATACCACCACGATTGCACCGATGCTTGGCAAGGAGCTTGCCGACATCTACGTGGATTGGGATTTCGACAAAGATACCAGTGTAATAGCCTATACTTTTCTGTAA
- a CDS encoding glutathione peroxidase, with translation MSVYQYSARSIRGKETSLEQYKDKVLLIVNTASKCGFTPQYSDLQKLYEKYQDQGLQILGFPSNQFGEQEPGTNEEVNIFCQINYGVSFPIFEKLDVKGEHQHPLFTYLTEQAGFEGFDTTDSNGRLLQTLLQERDPAALANDEIKWNFTKFLIDRQGNVVKRYESPVDPMDLEPAIQQLL, from the coding sequence ATGAGTGTCTATCAATATAGTGCCCGCAGCATACGGGGCAAGGAAACCAGCCTGGAGCAATACAAGGATAAGGTGCTGCTCATTGTAAACACTGCCAGCAAATGCGGCTTCACCCCGCAATATTCGGATCTGCAAAAGCTGTACGAGAAGTATCAGGACCAGGGACTGCAGATACTGGGTTTTCCCAGCAACCAGTTCGGAGAGCAGGAGCCGGGCACTAATGAAGAGGTTAATATATTTTGTCAGATCAACTACGGGGTCAGCTTCCCGATCTTCGAGAAGTTGGATGTCAAAGGGGAGCATCAGCATCCTCTATTCACCTATCTCACAGAACAGGCAGGGTTCGAAGGGTTTGATACCACGGACTCAAACGGCAGGCTGCTGCAGACTCTGCTCCAGGAGCGTGATCCTGCGGCACTTGCAAATGACGAGATCAAATGGAATTTCACCAAATTCCTCATTGACCGTCAAGGAAATGTCGTGAAACGCTACGAATCCCCAGTTGATCCGATGGATCTTGAACCGGCCATTCAACAGCTGCTGTAG
- a CDS encoding ABC transporter substrate-binding protein has translation MKHTYRESQGGWAKRGRLAFTAGVVMVMLVLQACGNNANSAGNSKSAAGNTAGAAGAEAAGNVPAVLNFGFIGSNKLNLPGGAEGWGLYKGIIQEELRKYGITEVKLTGFPNGPDQTESLISGRLDFGSLGDTPAIIAYASGAKTRLIAQTSARTVGYLIGKKDGPETVKDLQGKTIAIQKGSFMHRYIVGLLQQEGVTGYKLVHMLTPDATAALARGDVDATTNTGVPALKLIDQGYTRLDDASSHPDLLGSSATVVSEEYLKKFPDFPKVWNAAREKALADLKQHEDEYYQFLAEIGDTTPELAKQVSPISDIKDTPFTEEGTKLLEGTKNFLVEEKLAKKDFKISDWQLQ, from the coding sequence ATGAAACATACGTACAGAGAGAGTCAGGGCGGATGGGCCAAGAGGGGCCGCCTCGCGTTCACTGCGGGTGTGGTCATGGTCATGCTGGTGCTGCAGGCTTGCGGCAATAATGCCAATTCAGCAGGAAATTCCAAGTCAGCGGCAGGGAACACTGCCGGGGCAGCAGGTGCAGAAGCAGCCGGCAATGTCCCGGCGGTGCTGAATTTTGGTTTTATCGGCTCCAATAAGCTGAATCTGCCGGGCGGTGCGGAGGGCTGGGGCCTCTACAAAGGTATTATTCAGGAAGAGCTTAGGAAGTACGGCATTACCGAAGTGAAGCTCACCGGTTTCCCGAACGGTCCGGACCAGACGGAGTCGCTGATCAGCGGCCGCCTGGACTTCGGCAGTCTTGGCGATACCCCGGCAATTATCGCTTATGCTTCCGGGGCCAAGACGAGATTAATCGCTCAAACCTCAGCCCGCACCGTAGGCTATTTGATTGGCAAGAAGGATGGTCCTGAGACAGTGAAGGATCTGCAGGGCAAGACCATCGCTATTCAAAAAGGCTCCTTCATGCACCGTTATATAGTCGGCCTGCTCCAGCAGGAGGGGGTAACCGGTTATAAGCTGGTCCATATGCTTACTCCTGACGCCACCGCAGCATTGGCCCGCGGGGATGTAGATGCTACAACCAATACAGGGGTACCTGCGCTGAAGCTGATTGACCAGGGCTACACCCGTCTGGATGATGCTTCAAGCCATCCCGATCTGCTGGGCTCCAGTGCGACTGTAGTATCGGAGGAGTATTTGAAGAAGTTCCCGGATTTCCCGAAGGTGTGGAATGCGGCCCGTGAGAAGGCACTGGCCGATCTGAAGCAGCATGAAGATGAGTATTATCAGTTCCTGGCCGAAATCGGCGATACCACACCTGAGCTGGCGAAGCAGGTGAGTCCGATCAGCGACATCAAGGATACGCCGTTCACTGAGGAGGGAACAAAGCTGCTTGAAGGCACGAAGAACTTCCTGGTGGAGGAGAAGCTGGCCAAAAAAGATTTCAAGATCAGCGACTGGCAGCTGCAATAA
- a CDS encoding 4Fe-4S dicluster domain-containing protein: MIEVISAARCVECNQCVSVCPTNVFDQVEGGIPVIARQSDCQTCFMCELYCPVDALYVAPDSETVTGVTEEELEQQGLLGGYREKVGWGKGRQPVASHDFMYKLAARAGF; the protein is encoded by the coding sequence GTGATTGAAGTCATCAGCGCTGCCAGGTGTGTAGAATGCAACCAGTGTGTATCTGTCTGCCCGACAAATGTGTTCGACCAGGTAGAAGGCGGAATCCCCGTTATCGCCCGGCAGAGCGATTGCCAGACCTGCTTCATGTGCGAGCTGTACTGCCCTGTAGACGCCTTGTATGTCGCTCCGGATTCCGAAACGGTCACGGGAGTGACCGAAGAGGAGCTGGAGCAGCAGGGGCTGCTTGGCGGATACCGTGAAAAGGTAGGCTGGGGCAAAGGCAGACAGCCGGTAGCCAGTCATGACTTTATGTATAAGCTGGCAGCCAGAGCCGGATTCTGA
- a CDS encoding FAD-dependent oxidoreductase yields the protein MNQAVFKGTLNLTADVLVIGGGPAGTWAALTAAAKGARVILADKGYCGSSGATAPSGTGVWYVKPDAGLREEAKASRYTMGGQLAEHRWMDRVLDRTYENMNRLGVSGYPFPLDEQGNQYRRSLQGPEYMRLMRRLVKKAGVTILDHSPVLELLADEHGVAGAAGVQTQSGETWSVQSGAVVIATGGCAFLSKALGCNVLTGDGYLFAAEAGASLSGMEFSNAYAICPTFSSVTKTAYYSYASFYYEDGSVVEGAGSKKGRSVIARNLLSGRQVYAKLDGASEELQPLLRVAQTNFFLPFDRRGINPFKDAFPVTLRLEGTVRGTGGIRITDEACGTGVPGLYAAGDAATRELICGGFTGGGSHNAAWAMSSGSFAGEGAAAYAAGLGRHAADRTPAGLSSSPLVHRQVQPGAAARAAEYTAAVQAEVKPYDINLFRTEQGLSSSLKRLDGLWKEQRSREIQRTPEGVRAREAEAMTATARWMYSSALARTETRGMHKREDYQAIDNGQHHRLISGGLDQVWVRTEEVAKESVLL from the coding sequence ATGAATCAAGCGGTATTTAAAGGAACGCTTAATCTAACAGCGGATGTGCTGGTTATCGGCGGAGGACCGGCAGGAACCTGGGCGGCACTTACAGCAGCGGCCAAAGGAGCGAGGGTCATTCTTGCCGATAAAGGCTACTGCGGCTCCAGCGGCGCAACGGCGCCTTCGGGTACAGGTGTCTGGTATGTGAAGCCGGATGCGGGGCTGCGTGAGGAGGCAAAAGCCAGCCGCTATACGATGGGCGGCCAGCTGGCCGAACACCGCTGGATGGACCGGGTGCTGGACCGTACCTATGAGAACATGAACAGGCTGGGTGTGTCAGGTTATCCGTTCCCGCTGGATGAGCAGGGCAACCAGTACCGCAGAAGCCTGCAAGGGCCGGAATATATGCGGCTGATGCGCAGGCTGGTGAAGAAGGCGGGCGTAACAATTCTCGATCACAGCCCGGTGCTGGAGCTGCTGGCCGATGAACACGGCGTAGCCGGAGCCGCCGGGGTGCAGACCCAGAGCGGAGAGACCTGGAGTGTGCAATCGGGAGCCGTGGTTATTGCCACGGGCGGCTGTGCCTTCCTCAGCAAGGCGCTGGGCTGCAACGTTCTGACCGGCGACGGATATTTGTTCGCCGCCGAGGCGGGGGCCAGCCTGTCGGGCATGGAGTTCTCCAATGCTTACGCCATCTGCCCCACCTTCTCTTCCGTCACGAAGACGGCGTATTACAGCTATGCCAGCTTCTATTATGAGGACGGCAGTGTAGTAGAGGGGGCCGGCTCGAAGAAGGGGCGCTCTGTCATTGCCCGAAACCTGCTGTCCGGGCGGCAGGTATACGCCAAGCTGGACGGAGCTTCGGAGGAGCTGCAGCCGCTGCTGCGGGTCGCGCAGACGAATTTCTTCCTGCCGTTCGACCGTCGGGGCATCAATCCCTTCAAGGATGCCTTTCCGGTGACGCTGCGGCTGGAAGGCACGGTGCGGGGCACCGGCGGCATCCGCATCACGGATGAGGCCTGCGGCACGGGCGTACCCGGCTTGTATGCCGCAGGAGATGCTGCGACCCGCGAGCTGATCTGCGGCGGCTTTACCGGCGGCGGCAGCCACAATGCCGCCTGGGCGATGTCTTCGGGCTCCTTCGCCGGAGAAGGGGCAGCGGCTTATGCGGCGGGCCTGGGCAGACATGCGGCGGACCGCACGCCTGCCGGACTGTCTTCCTCGCCGCTGGTTCACCGGCAGGTGCAGCCGGGCGCGGCTGCACGGGCAGCAGAATATACCGCAGCGGTGCAGGCGGAAGTGAAGCCCTACGACATCAATCTGTTCCGCACGGAGCAGGGGCTGAGTTCTTCTCTGAAGCGGCTGGATGGGCTGTGGAAAGAGCAGCGCAGCCGGGAAATCCAGCGCACGCCCGAAGGTGTGCGGGCCCGTGAAGCGGAGGCCATGACGGCGACGGCCCGCTGGATGTACAGCTCCGCGCTTGCGAGAACGGAGACCCGGGGCATGCACAAGCGGGAGGATTATCAAGCAATTGACAACGGCCAGCATCACCGCCTGATTAGCGGCGGGCTGGATCAGGTCTGGGTGAGAACAGAGGAAGTAGCGAAGGAGAGTGTACTGTTGTGA
- a CDS encoding ABC transporter permease, whose protein sequence is MSEGIEAIVKTAKGVREARDYSGTAPVTAYKNVRTSRSPYGKRFLSGFGTGAALPAAGIAVWQLAGSAGLASPEFLPTPLSILSAFAGLTVSGELAHHLGVSMGRAGIGFLIGGILGLLFGVLTGLFRSAEYLLDPSIQVLRLVPHLAIAPLIILWFGFGEVSKVVIIISGSFFPLYINTFMGIRGVDNKLFEVAKVLGFNPVQKLRRLILPAALPGILLGLRLSMAVAWIGLVVAELIGSQSGVGFLINEGKQNSNTEVIFVGILIFAVVGKLIDTLFRIIEHKFLHWRDSYQG, encoded by the coding sequence ATGAGTGAAGGAATAGAGGCGATTGTCAAGACTGCCAAAGGGGTAAGGGAAGCCCGGGATTATAGCGGAACAGCTCCCGTTACTGCATATAAGAACGTAAGAACATCAAGATCACCTTACGGGAAGAGGTTTCTATCCGGCTTCGGAACCGGCGCAGCCCTCCCCGCCGCAGGAATTGCAGTGTGGCAGCTTGCCGGCAGTGCCGGACTGGCCTCGCCGGAGTTTCTGCCAACGCCGCTGTCGATTCTCTCAGCTTTTGCCGGACTCACGGTGAGCGGTGAGCTGGCCCATCATCTGGGCGTCAGCATGGGCAGAGCGGGTATCGGTTTTCTTATCGGCGGTATCCTTGGCTTGCTGTTCGGTGTGCTGACCGGCTTGTTCCGCAGTGCGGAATACCTGCTGGACCCCAGCATTCAGGTGCTGCGGCTGGTTCCCCATCTGGCAATTGCGCCGCTGATTATCCTGTGGTTCGGTTTTGGCGAGGTCTCGAAGGTTGTCATTATCATAAGCGGTTCATTTTTCCCGCTCTACATCAATACCTTTATGGGCATCCGGGGTGTGGACAACAAGCTGTTTGAAGTGGCTAAAGTGCTGGGCTTCAACCCGGTGCAGAAGCTGAGGCGGCTGATTCTTCCGGCGGCACTGCCCGGCATTCTGCTGGGGCTGCGGCTGTCGATGGCGGTGGCCTGGATTGGACTGGTTGTGGCTGAACTGATTGGTTCACAGTCCGGCGTGGGGTTCCTGATTAATGAAGGGAAGCAAAATTCCAATACAGAGGTTATTTTTGTAGGCATTCTTATTTTCGCCGTGGTAGGCAAGCTAATCGATACTCTGTTCCGCATCATTGAACACAAATTTCTGCATTGGCGTGACAGCTATCAAGGGTAA
- a CDS encoding ABC transporter permease, producing MTQRAAAVGTAGRPGKAAMAGLGLLLPGSILILWQVLGHYGMISGMLFPTPYTIAESFVMLSSSGDLWTNLQISTVRALSGFFLGGGLGLLFGMLVGLFRKSEKLLDPSLQMIRMIPSLAVVPLFILWFGIGEESKVLLIAKGAFFPVYIHTFMGIRGTDNKLFEVSKVLGFSRVKQIVRLVLPAAVPNIMLGVRLSLGLSWLGLVVAELIASTSGIGYMMSDARQFADTPVVFVGIIVFAAAGLLSDTIVRLIERRLLRWQDSYQG from the coding sequence ATGACCCAAAGGGCTGCGGCGGTGGGCACCGCCGGAAGACCGGGAAAAGCAGCCATGGCCGGACTTGGCCTGCTGCTGCCCGGAAGCATTCTGATTCTCTGGCAGGTACTGGGGCATTACGGAATGATCTCCGGCATGCTGTTCCCGACTCCCTATACGATTGCCGAGTCATTCGTTATGCTGTCATCCAGCGGCGATTTATGGACCAATCTGCAGATCAGCACCGTCCGTGCATTATCGGGATTTTTCCTTGGCGGGGGGCTGGGGCTGCTGTTTGGGATGCTGGTTGGACTGTTCCGCAAATCGGAAAAGCTGCTTGATCCTTCGCTGCAAATGATCCGTATGATTCCCAGTCTGGCGGTAGTGCCGCTGTTCATTCTATGGTTTGGCATAGGAGAGGAATCGAAGGTTTTGCTGATCGCCAAAGGTGCTTTTTTTCCGGTCTATATCCATACGTTTATGGGTATTCGCGGCACTGACAATAAACTGTTCGAGGTCTCCAAGGTGCTGGGCTTCAGCCGGGTGAAGCAGATTGTCCGTCTGGTGCTGCCGGCGGCGGTGCCGAACATTATGCTCGGTGTGCGTTTGTCACTGGGGCTCTCCTGGCTGGGGCTTGTGGTCGCCGAACTGATCGCTTCCACCTCCGGTATAGGCTATATGATGTCGGATGCCCGCCAGTTTGCCGACACGCCTGTAGTATTCGTGGGCATTATTGTTTTTGCGGCTGCCGGTTTGCTGAGTGATACGATCGTCCGTCTGATTGAACGGCGTCTGCTGAGATGGCAGGACAGCTATCAAGGGTAG
- a CDS encoding ABC transporter ATP-binding protein, giving the protein MGEVLLSVTQLNKSFSTAGGQVQALQNIELQVQEGEFITVIGPSGCGKSTLLRIVAGLDTGYTGRVTLEGAEIGGPGIDKGFIFQEHRLFPWLSVEKNIASDLPLGKPDIRRKVDELIELVKLKGFEQAYPRELSGGMAQRVAIARALLRNPKILLLDEPFGALDAFTRAHMQTVLLDIWRRNRTTMIFVTHDIDEAVFLGNRVVILEPRPGQIRRIIPVDLPYPRKKTTTSFQELRLKVLNTFEKVDELELTDGAGI; this is encoded by the coding sequence ATGGGAGAAGTTTTGCTGTCGGTCACACAGCTGAACAAGAGCTTTAGCACAGCCGGGGGTCAGGTGCAGGCACTGCAGAATATCGAGCTTCAGGTGCAGGAAGGCGAATTCATTACGGTCATCGGCCCAAGCGGCTGCGGAAAAAGCACGCTGCTGCGCATCGTTGCCGGCCTCGACACCGGCTATACCGGCAGAGTCACACTGGAGGGGGCGGAGATTGGCGGGCCGGGCATTGATAAAGGGTTTATTTTTCAGGAGCACCGCCTGTTCCCTTGGCTTTCTGTGGAGAAGAATATCGCCTCCGATCTCCCGCTCGGGAAACCCGACATCCGGCGGAAGGTCGATGAGCTGATTGAGCTGGTCAAGCTGAAGGGCTTCGAACAAGCCTATCCGCGTGAGCTGTCCGGCGGGATGGCCCAGCGTGTGGCGATTGCCCGGGCGCTGCTGCGCAATCCGAAGATTCTGCTGCTGGATGAGCCTTTCGGGGCGCTGGATGCGTTCACCCGTGCCCATATGCAGACGGTGCTGCTGGACATTTGGCGGCGGAACCGGACCACGATGATTTTTGTCACCCATGACATTGATGAAGCGGTATTCCTGGGCAACCGGGTAGTTATTCTGGAACCGCGTCCGGGCCAAATCCGCAGGATTATTCCGGTGGACCTGCCGTATCCGCGCAAAAAAACCACAACTTCTTTTCAGGAGCTTCGGCTTAAGGTGCTGAATACCTTTGAAAAGGTGGATGAGCTGGAGCTGACGGACGGGGCCGGGATTTAG